One genomic segment of Sphingobacteriales bacterium includes these proteins:
- a CDS encoding helix-turn-helix transcriptional regulator: MHNGSQNELEKLGFQTLNISLGEVELKNDLTETEKTNLDNHLKTFGFELIDDKKSRLIGQIKSYIIEIIHQNNSELKSNLSDYLSSKLHHDYTYLSNLFSEVEGTTIEKYFIAQKIEKVKELLVYDELSLSEIADQMNYSSVGYLSNQFKKVTGLTPTHFKNIKEIKRKPLDEV, from the coding sequence TTGCATAATGGTAGTCAAAATGAATTGGAGAAACTAGGTTTTCAAACTTTGAATATTAGTTTAGGCGAAGTTGAACTCAAAAACGACTTGACTGAAACTGAAAAAACTAACCTTGACAATCATCTCAAAACGTTTGGATTTGAATTGATTGATGACAAAAAAAGTCGTCTAATCGGACAAATTAAATCATACATTATTGAAATTATACATCAAAATAACAGCGAATTAAAATCCAATTTATCTGACTATTTGAGCAGTAAGCTTCATCACGATTATACGTATCTGTCAAATTTATTTTCCGAAGTAGAAGGAACGACTATTGAAAAATATTTCATTGCTCAAAAAATTGAAAAAGTGAAAGAATTATTGGTTTATGACGAATTATCATTAAGCGAAATAGCTGACCAAATGAATTATTCGAGCGTTGGATATTTGAGCAATCAGTTTAAAAAAGTCACAGGACTTACCCCTACTCACTTTAAGAATATCAAGGAAATAAAGCGCAAACCACTAGACGAAGTGTAA
- a CDS encoding Mrp/NBP35 family ATP-binding protein — MSFTTTDVLNALRYVDDPDLKKDLVTLNMVDNIKVNGKKVSFRLILTTPACPLKDQIKNACIVAIKHLVDKEAEVEVDITSQVTTNRAGGQQVLSGIKNIIAVAAGKGGVGKSTVAVNLAVGLAQTGASVGLIDADIFGPSVPIMFGLQGYRPQLNAEGLDGKPKIIPAEKYGVKTLSIGFLADEGQAVVWRGPMASSALRQFITDADWGELDYLIIDLPPGTSDVHLTLVQTVPVTSAVIVTTPQAVAMADVVKAIGMFNMPQIKVPILGIVENMAYFTPSDAPDKKYYIFGHEGGGQKLADQFDLPLLGQLPILEPVCAGGDAGKPAILQGGSLADTLMDIVYTTARYIAIQNAATYNKTAQL, encoded by the coding sequence ATGTCTTTTACTACTACCGACGTACTAAATGCCCTCCGATATGTTGACGACCCCGACCTGAAAAAGGATTTGGTAACCCTTAATATGGTAGATAATATAAAGGTAAACGGCAAAAAAGTGAGCTTTAGGCTAATACTGACCACGCCTGCCTGCCCACTTAAAGACCAAATTAAAAATGCCTGTATTGTAGCCATTAAACATTTGGTTGATAAAGAGGCCGAAGTAGAGGTTGATATTACCTCGCAAGTAACCACAAATCGCGCCGGCGGTCAGCAAGTTTTGTCCGGAATTAAAAATATTATTGCCGTAGCCGCCGGAAAAGGAGGCGTTGGCAAAAGCACAGTAGCAGTAAATTTGGCTGTTGGTTTAGCACAAACCGGCGCATCGGTAGGCTTAATTGATGCCGATATTTTTGGTCCCTCTGTACCTATTATGTTTGGCTTGCAAGGCTACCGCCCTCAGTTAAATGCCGAAGGGTTAGATGGTAAGCCTAAAATAATTCCAGCCGAAAAATACGGCGTAAAAACTTTATCTATAGGCTTTTTAGCCGACGAAGGGCAGGCAGTTGTTTGGCGTGGCCCTATGGCATCGTCGGCCTTACGGCAGTTTATTACCGATGCCGACTGGGGCGAGCTTGATTACCTGATTATTGATTTACCCCCCGGCACCAGCGATGTGCACTTAACCTTAGTGCAAACCGTACCTGTTACGAGTGCCGTAATTGTTACCACCCCGCAAGCAGTGGCAATGGCCGATGTAGTAAAAGCGATTGGCATGTTTAATATGCCACAAATTAAGGTGCCTATTTTGGGTATTGTCGAAAACATGGCCTATTTTACCCCATCGGATGCGCCAGATAAAAAGTATTATATTTTTGGCCACGAGGGCGGAGGGCAAAAATTAGCCGACCAGTTTGACCTGCCTTTGCTGGGGCAACTACCTATACTTGAGCCTGTTTGTGCCGGAGGCGATGCAGGTAAACCCGCCATATTACAAGGCGGCTCATTAGCCGATACCTTAATGGATATAGTTTATACAACCGCCCGTTATATAGCCATTCAAAACGCGGCAACCTATAACAAAACTGCCCAACTGTAA
- a CDS encoding DUF4292 domain-containing protein: protein MFFLSIFILVLSGGCRNKNHAPTSGNGLPTPKAPTSVQKALDLLQAQTLNPDWFSAKAHITANGSQFNQSFNADIRLRTDSALWVSITAPIIGIEVVRALITPDSARVLDRFNKNYHVYPLTELRHFTGYDLQFADFQNVLLGNPLIMPQAANTDLQKTDTLIWLNSSNNGNNEWQYKYGLKAPHYGLATAQLQNQRIRQALTILLTNFTNLAGKPFAQNRQITLNPNHPDQFYASVQYTNNSIAINQALPMPFEVTKKYTKNKDGFK, encoded by the coding sequence TTGTTTTTTTTAAGTATTTTTATTTTGGTTTTATCCGGAGGCTGCCGCAACAAAAACCACGCACCCACCTCCGGAAACGGTTTACCCACGCCTAAAGCACCAACATCTGTACAAAAAGCGCTTGATTTATTGCAAGCTCAAACACTTAATCCAGATTGGTTTAGCGCAAAAGCACATATTACAGCCAACGGTAGCCAGTTTAATCAAAGTTTTAACGCCGATATTCGTTTGCGCACCGACTCGGCGCTATGGGTTTCTATAACCGCACCCATTATTGGCATTGAGGTAGTTAGGGCATTAATAACCCCCGACAGTGCGCGGGTGCTTGACCGCTTTAATAAAAACTACCATGTTTACCCTTTAACCGAACTGCGCCATTTTACCGGCTACGACCTTCAATTTGCCGATTTTCAGAATGTTTTACTTGGCAACCCGCTAATAATGCCCCAAGCTGCAAATACCGACCTTCAAAAAACCGATACCTTAATTTGGTTAAACAGCAGTAATAATGGCAACAACGAGTGGCAATACAAGTACGGGCTTAAAGCGCCGCATTATGGCCTGGCTACGGCGCAATTACAAAACCAACGCATACGGCAAGCTTTAACTATTTTACTAACCAATTTTACAAACTTAGCTGGCAAACCTTTTGCCCAAAACCGGCAAATAACCTTAAACCCTAACCACCCCGACCAATTTTATGCCAGCGTACAATATACCAATAACAGTATTGCCATTAACCAGGCATTGCCAATGCCCTTTGAAGTGACTAAAAAATATACTAAAAACAAAGATGGCTTTAAATAA
- a CDS encoding SPASM domain-containing protein, protein MKFYWNDIWNFASKLTPRRFFNAFKVLLSFYLARYTQKPIQWGLPVTISFEPTTFCNLRCPECPSGLRAFTRPTGMLSTDFFSKTISELHPSLLYLYFYFQGEPYLNPNFLDMVAHAAKHKIYTVTSTNAHYLTDNNARRTVEAGLDRLIISVDGTTQATYEAYRVGGQLSKVIDGAKNMVKWKKQLKSKTPHLVFQFLVVRPNQHQINELYTLAREIGIDEVKLKTAQVYDYQNGNPLIPTIDIYARYAQKPNGTWQIKNSMLNQCWKLWHSCVITWDGRIVPCCFDKDAQHQLGDLKQQSFTQIWQGAAYQNFRKAILKSRSEIDICANCSEGTKVWA, encoded by the coding sequence ATGAAGTTTTATTGGAACGATATTTGGAATTTTGCCTCGAAACTAACACCCCGCCGCTTCTTCAATGCCTTTAAAGTGCTGCTGTCTTTTTATTTGGCGCGCTATACCCAGAAGCCAATTCAATGGGGGCTGCCTGTAACTATTTCGTTTGAGCCAACTACTTTTTGCAATTTGCGCTGCCCCGAGTGTCCAAGTGGGTTGCGTGCGTTTACCCGCCCAACGGGCATGTTAAGCACCGATTTTTTTAGCAAAACCATTTCCGAGCTTCACCCAAGTTTATTGTACCTGTACTTTTATTTTCAGGGCGAGCCTTATTTAAACCCTAATTTTTTAGACATGGTAGCCCATGCCGCCAAACATAAAATTTACACCGTAACCTCAACAAACGCCCACTACCTAACCGACAACAACGCCCGCCGTACCGTTGAAGCAGGCTTAGATAGGCTCATTATTTCTGTAGATGGCACTACCCAGGCGACCTACGAGGCCTACCGAGTTGGCGGGCAATTAAGCAAGGTAATTGACGGAGCCAAAAATATGGTAAAATGGAAAAAACAGCTAAAAAGCAAAACACCGCATTTGGTTTTTCAGTTTTTGGTGGTGCGCCCCAACCAGCACCAAATAAACGAGCTATATACCTTAGCCCGCGAAATAGGAATTGATGAGGTAAAACTTAAAACCGCTCAGGTTTACGACTATCAAAATGGCAATCCGCTTATTCCCACTATTGATATTTATGCCCGTTACGCGCAAAAGCCCAACGGCACCTGGCAAATAAAAAACAGTATGTTAAACCAATGCTGGAAACTATGGCACTCGTGCGTTATAACTTGGGATGGTCGCATAGTGCCCTGCTGTTTTGATAAAGATGCACAACACCAACTTGGCGACCTAAAACAACAAAGTTTTACCCAAATTTGGCAGGGGGC